One Palaemon carinicauda isolate YSFRI2023 chromosome 5, ASM3689809v2, whole genome shotgun sequence DNA window includes the following coding sequences:
- the LOC137641281 gene encoding Kruppel-like factor 18 has product MGYKRNSSVRPNMLGHEPTSSRNEIVYSGNVPTSSRNENVCSGNEPISSRSKSACSGNEPTSSRKKSACIGNESTSSMNESAYSGNEPTSSMNESAYSGNEPTTSSNKSACSGNESTSSRNESMCSGNELTSPGTN; this is encoded by the exons ATGGGTTACAAACGTAACTCCAGTGTTAGACCAAATATGCT TGGGCATGAACCCACAAGTAGCAGGAACGAAATTGTGTACAGTGGGAATGTACCCACAAGCAGCAGGAACGAAAATGTGTGCAGTGGGAATGAACCCATAAGCTCCAGGAGCAAATCTGCGTGCAGTGGGAATGAACCCACGAGCAGCAGGAAAAAATCTGCGTGCATTGGGAATGAATCCACGAGCAGCATGAACGAATCTGCGTACAGTGGGAATGAACCCACGAGCAGCATGAACGAATCTGCGTACAGTGGGAATGAACCCACGACCAGCAGTAACAAATCTGCGTGCAGTGGAAATGAATCCACGAGCAGCAGGAACGAATCTATGTGCAGTGGGAATGAACTTACGAGCCCGGGCACAAACTAG